In the genome of Scatophagus argus isolate fScaArg1 chromosome 20, fScaArg1.pri, whole genome shotgun sequence, the window TGGATCTCTTGCTAAATGTCTCTCTCTTGAGGGGAGGATTACAATGTGGTCCAAGAAAATAGACATCATTCGTCATATTAGGGCTgcaaaatgtaatatttcaaCATAACAGTGAGTGCATATACAGCAGGTACATCTGAGAATAGAATATAATAAGGAAAATTAGGCCCACTTTAATACTTGTTTGAAAGATGTTAAAACTGCAGCAGCCTAGTCTTTGATAAACAATACAATTTAGTCTGATTTACACTGATTACACACTGCTAACAAGAATTTCCTGCGCATTTTGGTCTAACCTAACAATGGGTGGtcagtacaaaaaaaattatttctaaaaacaaaaactaaaagttGCTGTTGAgtacaacaaagcaaaaaaaaaaagtctacaaTCTACACTGTGATGACATCATCTATCAGCAAAATACTGCACAACCATATATAATGAaactaaaaaatgaaatggattAAAGAGAgatctttcttgtcttttctctttcaggaTTCAATGAAAATGTCCGTGTGCGTCCATGAGAACAGAAAATCAAGAGCCAGCACTGGCTCTATGAACATCTACTTGTTTCACAAGTCCTCCTATGCCGACAGTGTCCTCATGCACCTCAACTCACTGCGGCAGCAACGGCTTTTCACAGATGTCCTGCTTCATGCCGGTAGCCGCTCCTTCCCCTGCCATCGCGCCGTGCTGGCTGCCTGCAGCCGCTACTTTGAGGCCATGTTCAGCGGTGGGCTGAGGGAGAGCCAGGCCAGCGAGGTTGATTTCCGTGACTCCATCCATCCAGAAGTTTTAGAACTCCTGCTGGATTATGCGTATTCGTCACGTGTGGTCATCAATGAGGAGAATGCAGAGTCACTATTAGAAGCTGGGGACATGCTAGAGTTTCAGGACATCCGTGATGCTTGTGCTGAATTCCTAGAGAGAAACCTTCACCCATCCAACTGCCTTGGCATGCTGTTACTGTCTGACGCCCACCAGTGCACCAAGCTGTCAGAGCTCTCCTGGGGCATGTGCCTCAGCAACTTCCCTGCTATTTGCAAGACGGAGGACTTCCTCCAACTGCCCAAAGATATGGTGGTGCAGCTTTTGTCCCATGAGGAGCTAGAGACTGAAGATGAGAGACTGGTTTATGAAGCTGCCCTCAACTGGATCAACTATGACCTGGAAAAGAGGCACTGTCACCTTCCGGAGCTCCTTAGAACGGTCCGTCTGGCCCTTCTACCTGCCATCTTTCTCATGGAAAATGTTTCTACAGAAGAGCTGATCAACGCCCAGGCCAAGAGCAAGGAGCTGGTGGACGAAGCTATCCGTTGTAAGCTGAAGATCCTACAGAATGATGGTGTCGTTAACAGCCCATGTGCTCGTCCAAGAAAAACCAGCCATGCCCTCTTTCTTCTGGGCGGGCAAACTTTCATGTGTGATAAATTGTACCTGGTGGACCAGAAAGCCAAAGAGATCATCCCCAAGGCTGACATTCCCAGCCCCAGGAAGGAGTTCAGCGCCTGTGCCATCGGCTGTAAGGTGTACATCACTGGCGGGAGAGGCTCAGAAAATGGCGTGTCCAAAGATGTTTGGGTCTATGACACCGTCCACGAGGAATGGTCGAAGGCAGCACCCATGCTTATTGCCAGGTTTGGCCATggctctgcagagctgaaacaCTGCCTCTACGTGGTAGGAGGTCACACCGCAGCAACTGGCTGCCTTCCGGCCTCTCCATCTGTGTCACTCAAACAGGTGGAGCAGTTTGACCCCGTGGCAAACAAGTGGACCATGGTGGCTCCTTTGAGAGAGGGTGTGAGCAATGCAGCAGTGGTTAGTGTCAAACTCAAGCTCTTTGCCTTTGGAGGAACCAGCGTCACCCATGATAAACTGCCCAAGGTGCAGTGCTACG includes:
- the enc1 gene encoding ectoderm-neural cortex protein 1 yields the protein MKMSVCVHENRKSRASTGSMNIYLFHKSSYADSVLMHLNSLRQQRLFTDVLLHAGSRSFPCHRAVLAACSRYFEAMFSGGLRESQASEVDFRDSIHPEVLELLLDYAYSSRVVINEENAESLLEAGDMLEFQDIRDACAEFLERNLHPSNCLGMLLLSDAHQCTKLSELSWGMCLSNFPAICKTEDFLQLPKDMVVQLLSHEELETEDERLVYEAALNWINYDLEKRHCHLPELLRTVRLALLPAIFLMENVSTEELINAQAKSKELVDEAIRCKLKILQNDGVVNSPCARPRKTSHALFLLGGQTFMCDKLYLVDQKAKEIIPKADIPSPRKEFSACAIGCKVYITGGRGSENGVSKDVWVYDTVHEEWSKAAPMLIARFGHGSAELKHCLYVVGGHTAATGCLPASPSVSLKQVEQFDPVANKWTMVAPLREGVSNAAVVSVKLKLFAFGGTSVTHDKLPKVQCYDPQENRWTVPASCPQPWRYTAAAVLGNQIFVMGGDTEFSACSAYKFSSESYQWTKVGDVTAKRMSCQAVASGNKLYVVGGYFGTQRCKTLDCYDPTLDAWNSITTVPYSLIPTAFVSTWKHLPA